The following proteins come from a genomic window of Alnus glutinosa chromosome 10, dhAlnGlut1.1, whole genome shotgun sequence:
- the LOC133880302 gene encoding protein PIN-LIKES 3-like, with protein MGFLDLFIVALMPVLKILLITAVGLLLGTERIDILGANARSDLNRLVFFVFSPSIIFCNLSDTITLDSLATLWFMLVNILLTFLIGTALAWILIKITRTPQHLRGLVIGCCSAGNLGILLLIIIPAVCEEENSPFGDSSVCSTDGEAYAALSMAVGSIYIWTFTYPIMRISASKKTEEIVIDGPSIGDNNSRETSHLYSEIDTEALLPSKVCPSSEEYMDQVEPQSTGSEGKAKVTLLKKTTLQLKMLIGHIDLKKLFAPSTIAAIIGFIVGLVSPIRKVLIGDDAPLRAIYSSVSLIGEAAIPCMTLIIGANLFRGLKSSGVGPLLILGIIAIRYIILPSLGIVIVKAAHRFGMVESDPLFQFTLMLQYALPPAMNVGTISQLLETGQSECSVIMLWTYAVAAFSLTLWSTIFMLVVA; from the exons ATGGGATTCCTGGATCTATTCATTGTGGCATTGATGCCGGTGCTGAAAATACTCTTAATTACCGCTGTTGGTTTATTGCTTGGAACAGAGCGTATAGATATCTTGGGGGCAAATGCAAGGTCAGATTTGAATAGA TTGGTCTTTTTTGTGTTCAGTCCTTCAATTATTTTCTGCAACCTGTCTGATACAATTACATTAGACAGTTTGGCAACCTT GTGGTTCATGCTAGTGAACATCCTTCTCACATTCCTTATTGGCACTGCCCTTGCATGGATACTCATAAAAATCACAAGAACTCCTCAACATCTGCGAGGCCTTGTCATTGGTTGTTGCTCCGCAG GAAATTTAGGAATCTTGCTTCTGATTATAATACCAGCAGTCTGTGAGGAGGAAAATAGTCCATTTGGAGATTCTTCTGTTTGCTCTACAGATGGAGAGGCTTATGCTGCACTTTCTATGGCG GTaggatcaatatatatatggactttTACGTATCCTATCATGCGGATATCTGCAAgcaaaaaaactgaagaaattGTTATAGATGGCCCTTCAATTGGGGATAACAATTCTAGAGAAACCTCACATTTATATTCAGAGATTGACACAGAAGCTCTTCTTCCTTCAAAGGTTTGCCCAAGCTCTGAGGAATACATGGATCAGGTTGAACCCCAGTCTACAGGATCAGAAGGAAAAGCAAAG GTTACATTGCTGAAGAAAACTACGCTGCAACTTAAGATGCTCATTGGGCACATTGACCtcaaaaaattgtttgcacCATCTACAATTGCCGCG ATTATCGGGTTTATCGTCGGACTAGTCTCTCCAATTCGAAAGGTACTGATTGGTGATGATGCTCCTCTTCGTGCGATCTACAGTTCTGTGAGTTTGATAGG GGAGGCAGCAATACCATGTATGACTCTGATAATTGGAGCAAACCTTTTTAGAG GTCTCAAAAGCTCCGGAGTAGGTCCATTACTCATCCTAGGGATTATTGCAATTCGATACATAATCTTGCCTTCACTGGGTATTGTAATTGTTAAGGCTGCACACCGTTTTGGCATGGTGGAATCAGATCCATTATTTCAGTTTACACTTATGCTTCAATATGCACTTCCACCTGCAATGAATGTAG GTACCATTTCTCAGTTGCTTGAGACTGGACAGAGCGAATGCTCTGTCATTATGCTATGGACTTATGCTGTGGCAGCATTCTCTCTAACTCTCTGGTCAACTATCTTCATGTTGGTTGTTGCTTAA